The sequence GAACAATCCTGTCTTCATGATTGACGAGGTGGATAAGGTGGGGGCCGATTTTCGGGGTGATCCCTCCTCGGCCCTGCTGGAGGTACTGGACCCGGAGCAGAACTATAGCTTCAGCGATCACTACCTTGGCGTTCCCTTTGATCTCTCTAATGTGATGTTCATCTGTACGGCCAATCTTGCCGATCCGATTATCTCGGCGTTGCGCGATCGGCTGGAGATTATCGATATCTCCGGATATACCGAGGAGGAGAAGCTCCACATCGCCAAGCGGTACCTGGTTCCGAGACAGTACCGGGAACACGGGATCGACGACAAGCGCCTGTTGATTACCGACGAGGCGATCCTGAAGATGATCAACGAATATACTCGGGAGGCCGGGCTCCGGAATCTTGAGCGGGAGGTTGCGACCATCTGTCGGAAGGTGGCCCGCCTTGTGGCGGAAGGCCAGAAGGGGCAGACCAAGGTGACGGCGGCCGCGCTGCAACGGTTCCTGGGCGCGCCGAAGTTTCTGGCCGATCCGGAACAGGAGTCCGACGAGGTCGGCGTCGCGACGGGTCTCGCGTGGACGCAGACGGGTGGAGATATTATCTACATCGAGTGCAGTATCCTGCGCGGGAAAGGCAATCTTTCCCTTACCGGGCATCTCGGCGAGGTGATGAAAGAGTCGGCTCAGGCGGCGCTGAGCTATGCGCGGTCGCGGTCTGCCGACCTGGGGATCAAGGATGACGTGTTCACCAAATGTGACATCCATATCCACGTCCCGGCTGGAGGAATTCCCAAGGATGGTCCGTCGGCCGGCATCACGATGGCTGTTGCGCTGCTGTCGGCCCTGACCAAAGTCCCTGTGAGACGGGACGTGGCGATGACCGGCGAGGTGACCCTTCGCGGCAAGGTCCTGCCGATCGGCGGGATCAAGGAAAAGGCGTTGGCGGCGCGAAGAATGGGGATTCATACGGTGATAGTCCCGGCGAGGAACGACAAGGATGTCAAAGAGCTGCCTGCGAACGTCAAGCGGGGCATGGAGTTTGTATTTGTCGACCATATGGACCGGGTGCTCGACATTGCTCTGACCAAGCGGACCCGGACCAAGCGACGGCTCGCGGTGGCCCTTAGCGCCAAATCCCCCCTTCCCCCCTTTCGCAAAGGGGGGCTAGGAGGGATTTCACATCCGAGGCCTCTGAACCGCAGGCCCCCTGCACGGGAGAGGCAACCCGGTGTCTGACGTTCAAACAGTCCGCATTGTTCCCTTGGGCGGCCTGGGGGAGATCGGATTGAATATGATGGTCGTCGAGGCGGCTGACGACCTCCTGGTGATCGATGCCGGGTTGATGTTCCCGGACGAGGAGATGTTCGGGATCGATCACGTGATCCCGGATATGAACTATCTGCTTGCGCATCGGGAGAAGATACGAGCCGTACTGCTCACGCACGGCCACGAGGATCATACCGGCGCGCTCCCCTATCTGCTGCGCGAGATGAAGGTGCCTGTCTATGGCACGCGCCTCTCGCTGGGGCTGGCGGCGGAAAAACTGAAGGAGGCGAATCTCCTGGCGGATGCCGACCTCAAGGCGGTTCGGCCCCGCGACCGCCTTCGGTTCGGTCCCTTTGAGGTTGAATTCCTCCAGGTCTGCCACAGCATTCCCGACGGCGTAGCGCTGGCGATCGGAACGCCCGCCGGCATGATCGTACACACCGGCGATTTCAAGTTCGACCAGAGCCCGGTGGATGTCCAACTGACCGATTACCGGCGGCTGGCCGAGCTCGGGGATGGCGGTGTGCTGGCATTGCTCTCGGACAGTACGAATGCGGGCCGGGACGGCTTCACGCCGTCAGAGGCCGTGGTGGGGCGCGCATTCGACGCGATCTTTCGAGAGGCGCAGGGACGGGTGATTGTGGCCTGTTTCGCCTCCAACATCCATCGCGTCCAACAGATCTTCGATGCGGCAGCCGCGCTGGGAAAGCGGGTCGCGGTGTGCGGGAAGAGCATGATGGCCAATACGCGGATCGCTGCGGAGTTGGGGCGGCTTCGGATACCCGATGACGCGCTTGTGAGCTTGGACGAGCTGGAGCGGCTGCCGGTTGGCCGGCGGGTGATTGTGACCACCGGGAGCCAGGGCGAGCCGCTGTCCGCTATCGCCAGAATGGCCGCCGCGGAACACAAACAGGTCCAGGTCTCGCCCGGCGATACGGTCGTCTTTTCGGCGCGCGTCATCCCTGGCAACGAAAAGTCGATCGCTCGAACGATCAACGGCCTGTACCGACAGGGCGCCCGCGTCATCACCGAGGAGACGTCCCAGGTGCATGTTTCTGGACATGCCAGCCGGGAAGAGCTGAAGCTGATGTTGAATCTGATCCGTCCCACCTTCTTTGTACCGATTCACGGAGAGTACCGCCACCTGCGCCTGCACGCTCAGATAGCGCGGGAGGTCGGGGTATCGGAAGCCCGGACCCTTGTGATCGAGGACGGCGATATCCTCGAGTTCGACGGCCCCGACGCTCGGATCGTCGGGAAGGCGCCTGTCGGTCGGATCTTTGTGGACGGGAAGGGGATCGGCGATGTTGGGGATGCTGTGATTCGCGACCGACAGCGATTGGCGCAGGAGGGGGTAGTCGCCGTGGTCCTGGCTGTCGATCGCCATTGCCGCAAACTGGTGACAGAGCCTCAGATCGTGTGTAGCGGGTTCGTCCACGCTCAGGACTCGAAGGCGCTTACCGACGGTCTCAAAACGCTGGTCGCCTCCGTCCTGGAAAGCGCGTCTGAAGAGGACCGGGCCGATCTGCGCGTCATAGAGCAACGGATCAAGACGGCGGTCAAGAGGCAGTTACAGAAAGAGATTGAACGGCGGCCGATGATCCTGTCGGTGATCGTAGAGGTCTAATGAAGGAGGCGGGTGATGGCGACTGAAAGCATGCCGGAGTCGATGTCGACCCAAGGGGCGCCGCGTAGAGGTGATCGATCGGCGGAGACCCAGATCGTCGCACATCCTAAAACACACGAGGTAGCGGGTATTCTCGGGATCGCTGTTGCCCTTTTCCTGCTGGCGAGTCTGCTGTCCTACAATTCCCTTGATCCCTCGTTCTTCAACTCCGGAGGCGGTCCAGGGCATCAGGTGCACAATTATGGGGGGCGATGGGGGGCCGAGCTTTCCGGCGATCTTCTGGAGTTACTCGGGGTCGGCGCGCTGGCCCTGCCCTTCTTTCTCAT is a genomic window of Candidatus Methylomirabilis lanthanidiphila containing:
- a CDS encoding ribonuclease J gives rise to the protein MSDVQTVRIVPLGGLGEIGLNMMVVEAADDLLVIDAGLMFPDEEMFGIDHVIPDMNYLLAHREKIRAVLLTHGHEDHTGALPYLLREMKVPVYGTRLSLGLAAEKLKEANLLADADLKAVRPRDRLRFGPFEVEFLQVCHSIPDGVALAIGTPAGMIVHTGDFKFDQSPVDVQLTDYRRLAELGDGGVLALLSDSTNAGRDGFTPSEAVVGRAFDAIFREAQGRVIVACFASNIHRVQQIFDAAAALGKRVAVCGKSMMANTRIAAELGRLRIPDDALVSLDELERLPVGRRVIVTTGSQGEPLSAIARMAAAEHKQVQVSPGDTVVFSARVIPGNEKSIARTINGLYRQGARVITEETSQVHVSGHASREELKLMLNLIRPTFFVPIHGEYRHLRLHAQIAREVGVSEARTLVIEDGDILEFDGPDARIVGKAPVGRIFVDGKGIGDVGDAVIRDRQRLAQEGVVAVVLAVDRHCRKLVTEPQIVCSGFVHAQDSKALTDGLKTLVASVLESASEEDRADLRVIEQRIKTAVKRQLQKEIERRPMILSVIVEV